The Doryrhamphus excisus isolate RoL2022-K1 chromosome 1, RoL_Dexc_1.0, whole genome shotgun sequence genome includes a window with the following:
- the jupa gene encoding junction plakoglobin a produces the protein MALQMGELDRGVTKVTEWQERKYQIDSGIQSGANTVRDDDGDFTTSKQYTMTTVTTEPADSQYVLTRAQRVRAAMFPETLEESTTILTTTQTDPSQMTNVQRLAEPSQMLKAAIIHLINYQDDAELATRAVPELTKLLNDEDQAVVSKAAQIVNQLTRKEASRHALMQSPQVVSAVVRAMQNTSDMETARVTASILHNLSHKREGLLSIFKSGGIPALVRMLSSPVESVLFYAITTLHNLLLHQEGAKMAVRLADGLQRMVPLLKKSNPKFLAITTDCLQLLSYGNQESKLIILANGGPEGLVHIMRNYNYEKLLWTTSRVLKVLSVCPSNKPAIVEAGGMQALGKHLTGSSQRLMQNCLWTLRNLSDAATKQEGMDGLLQVLVNLLSSDDINMLTCATGVLSNLTCNNAYNKTLVTQSNGVEALIHAILRAGEKEDVTEPAICALRHLTSRHQQAEVAQNAVRRHYGIPAIVKLLNQPYYWPVIKVVVGLIRNLALCQENQAPLRDAGAIPRLVHLLLKAHQDAQKHGSSNQQTYQDGVRMEEIVEGCTGALHILARDPVNRAEIANLQTIPLFVQLLYSPMDNVKRVAAGVLCELALDKQSAEAIDSEGASPPLMELLHSNNEGIATYAAAVLFRISEDKNAEYKKRVSRELTHSMFKHDPAAWEMAHNSVPLDVPYQDEMDAPFQNYGGYGGDMPMDGVDGVMHDDFAVNMPYDRQQQFEPY, from the exons ATGGCTTTGCAAA TGGGTGAGCTGGACAGAGGAGTCACAAAGGTAACTGAGTGGCAAGAGAGGAAATACCAGATTGACTCGGGCATCCAGTCTGGAGCCAACACGGTCAGAGATGATGACGGCGACTTCACCACCTCCAAGCAGTACACCATGACCACCGTCACGACAGAACCGGCCG ACTCCCAATACGTGTTGACCAGAGCCCAGCGTGTGCGTGCCGCCATGTTCCCGGAGACGCTGGAGGAAAGCACGACCATCTTGACTACGACCCAAACAGATCCGTCCCAGATGACCAACGTCCAGCGACTGGCAGAGCCTTCCCAGATGCTCAAGGCGGCCATTATTCATCTGATCAACTACCAAGATGACGCCGAGCTGGCCACACGTGCCGTGCCTGAACTTACCAAACTGCTCAACGATGAAGATCAG GCGGTGGTCAGCAAGGCAGCTCAGATCGTCAACCAGCTGACACGCAAGGAGGCGTCCCGCCACGCGTTGATGCAGTCGCCGCAGGTGGTGTCTGCAGTGGTCCGAGCCATGCAGAACACCAGTGACATGGAGACAGCCCGAGTCACAGCCAGCATCCTCCACAACCTCTCCCACAAAAGAGAGGGTCTGCTCTCCATTTTTAAGTCTGGGGGCATTCCTGCGCTTGTCCGCATGCTCAG CTCTCCCGTGGAATCGGTGCTCTTTTACGCCATCACAACACTCCACAACCTCCTCCTACACCAGGAGGGAGCCAAAATGGCCGTTCGTCTGGCTGACGGTCTGCAGAGAATGGTTCCCCTCCTGAAGAAAAGCAACCCCAAGTTTTTGGCCATCACAACAGACTGTCTGCAACTGCTGTCTTATGGCAATCAGGAGAGCAag CTTATCATCCTTGCCAATGGGGGTCCCGAGGGTCTTGTTCACATCATGAGGAACTACAACTATGAGAAACTGCTGTGGACCACCAGTCGTGTGCTCAAAGTCCTATCTGTGTGCCCCAGCAACAAACCCGCCATTGTAGAGGCTG GTGGGATGCAAGCTCTGGGCAAGCACTTGACTGGCTCGAGCCAGCGTCTCATGCAGAACTGCTTGTGGACACTCAGGAACCTGTCTGATGCTGCCACCAAGCAG GAGGGAATGGACGGCCTGTTGCAGGTGTTGGTCAACCTGTTGAGCTCAGACGACATCAACATGCTCACCTGTGCCACCGGGGTCTTGTCCAATCTCACATGCAACAATGCCTACAATAAAACTCTGGTCACCCAGAGCAACGGCGTGGAAGCGCTGATCCACGCTATACTGCGTGCTGGCGAGAAAGAGGATGTGACCGAACCCGCCATTTGCGCCCTGCGTCACCTGACTTCACGCCACCAGCAGGCTGAGGTGGCACAGAACGCAGTGAGGAGACACTACGGCATCCCGGCCATCGTCAAGCTGCTGAACCAGCCGTACTACTGGCCCGTTATAAAG GTGGTGGTTGGCCTGATCCGTAACCTGGCTCTGTGCCAGGAGAACCAGGCTCCACTGAGGGACGCGGGAGCCATCCCCCGCCTGGTCCACCTGTTGCTCAAAGCCCACCAGGATGCCCAGAAACATGGCTCGTCCAACCAGCAGACATACCAG GATGGAGtaaggatggaggagattgtgGAGGGCTGCACCGGAGCTCTGCACATCCTAGCCAGAGACCCTGTCAACAGAGCAGAGATTGCCAATTTGCAGACTATTCCTCTCTTTGTTCAG CTTCTCTACTCACCGATGGACAATGTGAAGCGTGTGGCGGCCGGCGTGCTGTGTGAGCTGGCTCTGGACAAACAATCAGCCGAGGCCATCGACAGCGAGGGAGCATCTCCTCCGCTGATGGAACTGCTGCACTCCAACAACGAGGGCATCG CGACGTACGCTGCCGCCGTCCTCTTCCGCATCTCTGAGGATAAGAACGCTGAGTACAAGAAGAGAGTTTCCAGAGAGCTCACACACTCCATGTTCAAGCACGACCCCGCCGCCTGGGAAATG GCCCACAACAGCGTCCCGCTTGATGTACCCTACCAAGacg AGATGGACGCTCCTTTCCAAAACTATGGCGGCTACGGCGGTGACATGCCCATGGACGGCGTTGATGGCGTGATGCATGACGATTTTGCCGTCAACATGCCCTACGACCGACAACAGCAGTTTGAGCCTTATTAA